The proteins below come from a single Nitrospira sp. genomic window:
- a CDS encoding membrane integrity-associated transporter subunit PqiC, whose product MISYLPRLAVAGLTGLVLTASCTPSITLNHYTLHSQAIQSVDDPQPKAFSQSIGLGPITLPDMVDRPQLVLRTSEHRVVFTETHRWAGPLKAEIARVLTDNLAYLLGTQSISFYPQRGAERAEVKVSVDVQRFESVLGKTATIDAIWTVQWADGMQRTDSTHVQESVAGETYDALVAAHSRALMVVSQGIASSIRGGGVAASSR is encoded by the coding sequence GGTCTTGTATTGACAGCTAGTTGCACACCCTCCATCACTCTCAACCACTATACTCTGCACAGCCAGGCTATCCAAAGCGTTGACGACCCCCAACCTAAAGCATTTTCGCAGTCGATCGGCCTGGGACCAATCACGCTGCCGGATATGGTTGATCGCCCGCAGCTCGTCCTACGCACAAGTGAGCATCGGGTGGTCTTCACTGAGACACATCGCTGGGCTGGACCGCTTAAGGCAGAAATCGCGCGTGTCCTAACCGATAATCTTGCCTATCTCCTGGGCACCCAATCAATTTCCTTCTATCCCCAGCGTGGGGCCGAACGCGCCGAGGTGAAGGTATCGGTTGATGTTCAACGGTTTGAGTCGGTCCTCGGGAAAACTGCAACGATCGACGCCATCTGGACCGTACAATGGGCGGATGGGATGCAACGGACCGATAGCACGCACGTACAAGAGTCGGTGGCTGGCGAAACCTACGATGCCTTGGTCGCCGCGCATAGTCGTGCATTGATGGTCGTCAGTCAGGGCATCGCCTCGAGCATTCGAGGGGGTGGGGTCGCTGCCTCGTCTCGTTGA
- a CDS encoding VTT domain-containing protein, producing the protein MNSLQFLVDYGAWVLFAVVFLEQAGLPLPALPLLVAAGALVGADKMNVGAAVLAPLVATILPDLFWYYLGRVKGGRVLGLLCKISLEPDSCVRSSEDLFHRHGKSTLLIAKFVPGLSTIAPPLAGITGMTLPAFLIYDTAGAFLLIMVSEGVGALFSNQLESVMAVFDRVGGWVLLIALIGIAGFVAYKFYRRQQVLREHRMAKISADELKDMMDGGQQVIVVDVRNSLSRETDPEAIPGAIHLLFEEIEHRHDELPKNQEIVLYCTCPNDISSARTALKLKRQGVQRVRPLEGGLDAWRERRFPTERVEPSMDLPHLPDQD; encoded by the coding sequence ATGAACTCGTTGCAGTTTTTAGTGGACTACGGAGCATGGGTCCTCTTTGCTGTTGTGTTTCTAGAGCAGGCAGGGCTTCCTCTTCCCGCACTCCCCCTCTTAGTAGCGGCAGGCGCATTGGTTGGGGCCGACAAGATGAATGTGGGTGCTGCGGTGTTGGCGCCTCTCGTCGCCACTATTCTTCCCGACCTCTTCTGGTATTACTTGGGGCGCGTGAAGGGCGGCCGGGTACTGGGGCTGCTCTGCAAGATTTCTCTCGAACCTGATTCGTGTGTGCGAAGTTCAGAGGATCTGTTCCACCGGCACGGGAAGAGCACCCTGCTGATCGCAAAATTCGTCCCCGGCCTGAGCACCATTGCCCCTCCCCTGGCTGGCATCACCGGTATGACGCTTCCGGCATTCCTAATCTACGATACAGCCGGTGCTTTCCTCTTGATCATGGTCTCCGAGGGAGTCGGGGCGCTCTTTAGCAACCAGCTGGAATCCGTGATGGCTGTCTTTGATCGAGTTGGCGGATGGGTGCTCCTGATCGCGCTGATCGGCATTGCCGGTTTTGTGGCATACAAATTTTATCGCAGGCAACAAGTCCTGCGAGAGCACCGCATGGCCAAGATCTCGGCCGATGAGTTAAAGGACATGATGGATGGCGGTCAACAGGTAATTGTTGTTGACGTAAGAAATTCTCTCTCACGGGAGACGGATCCCGAAGCCATCCCAGGAGCCATACATCTGTTGTTCGAAGAGATTGAACACCGCCATGACGAATTGCCGAAGAACCAAGAAATTGTGCTCTACTGCACCTGTCCCAACGACATTTCCAGTGCCCGTACGGCGCTGAAGCTGAAAAGACAGGGAGTTCAACGTGTCCGTCCTCTTGAAGGAGGACTTGATGCATGGCGGGAACGAAGATTTCCGACCGAGCGGGTAGAGCCTAGCATGGACCTGCCACATCTACCTGACCAAGACTGA
- a CDS encoding JAB domain-containing protein, with protein sequence MAKQSVNRHPVPRFIPRYRVTLVAEGGHTTPYGALRDSAAAAAALRPCFDGLDREQFLVCCLDAKNVSIGVNIVSIGSLTLSIVHPREVFKPAILLNACAIIGAHNHPSGDPTPSPEDRTLTTRLREAGDLLGIRLLDHLILGDDNRLYSFADQGWPL encoded by the coding sequence ATGGCCAAACAATCCGTCAACCGACATCCCGTTCCACGCTTTATTCCGCGCTACCGAGTCACGCTCGTCGCTGAGGGAGGTCACACCACTCCATATGGCGCTCTTCGTGATTCCGCTGCTGCGGCGGCCGCACTCCGTCCGTGCTTTGATGGTCTTGATCGCGAGCAGTTTCTCGTCTGTTGTCTCGATGCCAAGAACGTCAGCATCGGCGTGAATATCGTCTCGATCGGGTCGCTCACGCTCAGCATTGTGCACCCGCGTGAAGTCTTCAAACCGGCCATCCTCCTCAACGCCTGTGCGATCATTGGTGCCCATAACCATCCGTCCGGAGATCCCACGCCCAGTCCTGAGGATCGGACGCTCACCACACGACTGCGCGAAGCTGGAGACTTACTGGGCATCAGACTGCTCGACCATCTCATTCTCGGTGACGACAATCGCCTCTATAGCTTCGCCGATCAGGGCTGGCCGCTGTGA
- a CDS encoding TrbC/VirB2 family protein yields MEDVIMGAGVTQKCTSGTGTLQRVSRGNGRLTVAASWLLGVVILLESDPAWAQITKVNTVMQNVQTVLTSVAVTLFTVAIMWAGFKMAFSHAQWSDVSNVVIGGILVGGAAGIAAWLIN; encoded by the coding sequence ATGGAGGACGTGATCATGGGAGCGGGAGTAACACAGAAATGTACGTCAGGGACAGGGACCTTGCAAAGGGTCAGCCGAGGGAATGGGCGTCTGACCGTAGCCGCCTCTTGGCTCCTCGGGGTGGTCATCCTGTTGGAATCGGACCCGGCCTGGGCCCAGATCACCAAGGTGAACACGGTGATGCAAAACGTGCAAACCGTGCTGACGAGTGTGGCGGTGACACTCTTTACCGTCGCCATCATGTGGGCCGGGTTCAAAATGGCCTTCAGCCATGCCCAATGGTCCGACGTGAGTAACGTCGTGATCGGCGGCATCTTGGTGGGCGGGGCTGCCGGGATCGCGGCCTGGTTGATCAACTAA
- a CDS encoding VirB3 family type IV secretion system protein, translating to MDGFRDPIFTGCTRPAMLGGVPIVPLILIGGLTLLMSVWLYYLVSGYVSLALVLITIPIVLWMRQTTKTDDQRLRQVMMRARMRLRHGPSRVTWGAISYAPLSWKTRRS from the coding sequence ATGGACGGCTTTCGCGATCCCATCTTCACCGGCTGCACAAGGCCCGCGATGTTGGGCGGCGTGCCGATTGTGCCGCTGATTCTGATCGGCGGCCTGACTCTGTTGATGTCGGTCTGGCTGTACTACCTCGTGAGTGGCTACGTCTCGCTGGCACTCGTGCTGATCACAATTCCCATCGTGCTCTGGATGCGCCAGACGACGAAGACGGACGATCAGCGCTTGCGCCAAGTGATGATGCGGGCGCGAATGCGACTCCGGCACGGACCGAGTCGCGTGACGTGGGGTGCCATTTCCTATGCCCCTTTGTCATGGAAGACCAGACGTTCGTAA
- a CDS encoding VirB4 family type IV secretion/conjugal transfer ATPase has product MKTRAALTKAASAQIPASDYIPLGTAITPTVITLTGGEYLACWKLEGITFETADRSEILLRKEALHQFLRSLGGGCFALWSHKIRRVVTERLHGTSPNPFCQSLSDRYYQSFTQHRQMATELYLSLLYRPFPSKVASFFTRMSTRTLAQRRDHETGQLTILEDMGKQLEASLSRYGPTRLGTYMKQDIVYSDQLAFLSYLINGVWEEIPLRRAPLASYLPTSRLHFGDRTGMMEIWHPRDKKFAGFLDMQEYPPFSEPGMNNGLLYSDAEYIETQSFSCLNKRAALKSLATQKGHLIASEDAATREIEQMDQAADDLQSGLIDLGQYHYSLAIFGNTMESVSTALADARAVFQDGPGFKMARVDVIPECAWFAQIPGNWSLRPREAVITSRNFVCLSPFHNFARGKRAGNPWGEALALFKTPSGQPYYFNFHVSPEDRDSRDEKYPGNTFICGSTGVGKTALELSLLAFATKYQGLRCVVLDKDRGAEIGIRAMGGTYQSLKRGMPTGFNPLQLEPNPNNWQFCEQLVAQLVKQPGDEIPRLTAKEQSEISQAVRTVMSEAVSLDLRCLSLLRQNLPATGDQSVRARLKRWTRGHSLGWAFDNPHDSHEISEARIFGYDYTDFLDDPEVRTPIMAYLLHLTERLITGEPFIYVMEEFWKPLQDPLFADFAFNKQKTIRKQSGLGVFVTQSPSDVLRHPIGKTMVEQSVTQIFLPNPRADHDDYVQGFKVTEAEFHIIKNLGEASRLFLVKQGHSSAIVQFDLGGMTDLLNVLSGTTDNVTLLDQIREEVGDDPTDWLPVFHERIAARKRLRHQNREGVA; this is encoded by the coding sequence ATGAAAACCAGAGCCGCCCTGACGAAAGCCGCATCCGCGCAGATTCCCGCGAGTGACTATATCCCGCTGGGTACGGCGATCACGCCCACCGTCATCACCCTGACCGGTGGCGAGTATCTCGCCTGTTGGAAACTGGAGGGGATCACGTTCGAAACAGCCGACCGTTCAGAAATCCTGCTGCGCAAAGAAGCGCTCCACCAGTTTCTCCGATCCTTAGGCGGCGGGTGCTTCGCCCTCTGGTCCCACAAAATCAGACGGGTCGTCACCGAGCGGTTGCATGGCACCTCGCCTAATCCGTTCTGCCAAAGCCTGAGCGACCGCTACTACCAGTCCTTCACCCAACATCGACAAATGGCGACAGAGTTGTACCTCTCCCTACTGTACCGACCGTTTCCTTCCAAGGTGGCGAGCTTCTTCACTCGGATGTCCACGCGCACCCTGGCCCAACGAAGAGACCACGAAACCGGACAGCTGACCATCCTGGAAGACATGGGCAAACAGCTCGAAGCGAGTCTAAGCCGTTATGGACCCACACGCCTCGGCACCTATATGAAACAGGATATCGTGTACTCCGACCAGCTGGCCTTTCTGAGCTATCTCATCAACGGAGTCTGGGAGGAGATCCCCCTACGCCGGGCGCCGCTGGCCTCGTACCTCCCCACTTCGCGCCTGCACTTCGGCGACCGGACGGGCATGATGGAAATCTGGCACCCACGCGACAAGAAATTCGCCGGGTTCCTCGACATGCAGGAATACCCACCGTTCTCCGAGCCAGGCATGAACAACGGCTTGCTCTATAGCGATGCCGAGTACATCGAGACCCAGAGCTTCTCGTGCCTCAACAAACGCGCGGCACTGAAGTCACTCGCGACCCAGAAAGGGCATTTGATCGCCTCAGAAGACGCGGCGACGCGCGAGATCGAACAGATGGACCAGGCCGCAGACGATCTGCAGAGTGGGCTCATCGATCTGGGCCAGTACCATTACAGCCTGGCCATCTTCGGCAACACAATGGAATCGGTGAGCACCGCGCTCGCCGATGCCCGAGCCGTCTTTCAGGACGGGCCGGGATTCAAGATGGCCCGCGTCGATGTCATCCCCGAATGTGCCTGGTTCGCGCAGATCCCGGGCAACTGGAGTCTGCGTCCGCGCGAAGCCGTCATCACGAGCCGGAACTTTGTCTGTCTCAGTCCTTTTCACAACTTTGCGCGCGGCAAACGAGCAGGCAATCCCTGGGGCGAAGCCCTGGCCCTGTTCAAGACGCCGAGCGGGCAACCCTACTATTTCAATTTCCACGTGTCCCCGGAGGATCGGGATTCACGCGACGAGAAGTATCCCGGCAACACCTTTATCTGCGGCAGCACGGGCGTGGGCAAGACCGCGTTGGAACTGAGCCTCTTGGCCTTCGCCACCAAGTACCAGGGCCTGCGCTGCGTGGTCTTGGACAAAGATCGCGGTGCGGAGATCGGAATCCGGGCCATGGGCGGGACGTATCAGTCGCTCAAACGCGGAATGCCGACCGGCTTCAACCCCTTGCAGCTCGAACCGAACCCCAACAACTGGCAATTCTGCGAACAGCTCGTAGCCCAACTCGTGAAGCAGCCCGGTGACGAGATTCCACGACTGACCGCGAAGGAGCAGAGCGAGATCAGCCAGGCCGTGCGGACGGTAATGAGTGAGGCGGTCTCGCTGGACCTGCGCTGTCTGTCCCTCCTTCGCCAGAACCTGCCTGCCACCGGCGACCAGAGTGTGCGAGCGCGGTTGAAGCGATGGACCCGCGGGCACTCGCTGGGCTGGGCCTTCGACAATCCACACGATTCCCACGAGATCAGTGAGGCACGAATATTTGGCTACGACTATACGGACTTTCTGGATGATCCAGAAGTTCGCACCCCAATCATGGCCTATCTGCTCCATCTCACCGAACGGCTGATCACGGGCGAGCCCTTCATCTATGTCATGGAGGAATTCTGGAAGCCGCTGCAAGATCCGCTGTTCGCGGACTTCGCCTTCAACAAGCAGAAGACCATCCGCAAACAATCCGGCCTCGGCGTCTTTGTGACGCAATCGCCCTCGGACGTGCTGCGACATCCGATTGGAAAAACGATGGTGGAACAGAGCGTGACACAGATCTTCTTGCCCAATCCTCGCGCCGACCATGACGACTATGTGCAAGGGTTCAAAGTCACGGAGGCGGAATTTCATATCATCAAGAATCTCGGGGAAGCGAGCCGTCTCTTTCTCGTGAAGCAGGGCCACAGCTCGGCGATCGTACAATTCGACTTGGGTGGCATGACGGATCTGTTGAACGTGCTCTCCGGCACGACGGACAACGTCACGCTGCTGGATCAGATTCGAGAGGAAGTGGGCGATGATCCCACCGACTGGCTTCCAGTCTTTCATGAGCGCATCGCGGCGCGGAAACGTCTCCGGCACCAGAACAGAGAAGGAGTCGCGTAG
- a CDS encoding type IV secretion system protein → MGMATYIEQSVNNALDHYVVTSSDAVIGVLTPVAVTAMTLYVMWTGFQVMRGDVQEPVTALVWRWFRVALITGLTLNGPQYRSLVKEGLDGIQEAFASAFGGVLSMGGTIDQMADPFTTLMETLFTEASSGLVPQFSLFIAGAICATASIVMAFVAMGLFLVAKVSLALLLAVGPAFIFCAMFPVTQRYAENWLSSALVAVFTNVLIMAVVTFLASLLRNACLHVLSAYSAASILADVVGLLFLSITAAYVLLHVASLGASLAGGLSLGNPGGDATRSGMLLLHTVTSGLSRLVPLALASTGGSLSGPKNGAARALLSELPAGNPQPGSDLYQRASMERLRNSVSRKE, encoded by the coding sequence ATGGGGATGGCGACCTACATCGAACAGTCGGTGAACAACGCGTTGGACCACTATGTCGTGACATCCAGCGATGCCGTGATCGGAGTGCTCACACCGGTCGCCGTGACGGCGATGACACTCTATGTGATGTGGACCGGCTTTCAAGTCATGCGCGGCGACGTGCAGGAACCAGTCACCGCGCTCGTCTGGCGCTGGTTCCGCGTGGCGCTCATCACCGGGTTGACGTTGAACGGACCGCAGTATCGGAGTCTCGTGAAGGAAGGGTTGGACGGAATTCAAGAAGCCTTTGCCTCCGCCTTCGGCGGAGTCCTCTCGATGGGAGGGACGATCGACCAGATGGCGGATCCCTTCACGACGCTCATGGAAACCCTGTTCACCGAAGCGAGTTCTGGATTGGTCCCGCAATTCTCACTCTTCATCGCGGGGGCAATCTGCGCCACGGCGTCGATCGTCATGGCCTTCGTCGCAATGGGGCTCTTTCTCGTGGCCAAAGTCAGCCTCGCCCTGCTGCTCGCAGTCGGACCGGCCTTCATCTTCTGCGCGATGTTTCCCGTGACGCAGCGCTATGCCGAGAATTGGCTATCCAGTGCGCTGGTGGCCGTCTTCACCAATGTCCTCATCATGGCAGTCGTCACGTTTCTTGCGAGCCTCCTGCGGAACGCCTGTCTGCACGTACTAAGTGCCTATTCTGCGGCATCAATCCTGGCAGATGTCGTAGGACTGCTGTTCCTCTCCATCACCGCCGCCTATGTCTTGCTGCATGTCGCGTCCCTGGGAGCGAGTTTGGCCGGAGGCCTCTCATTGGGAAACCCGGGTGGCGATGCCACCAGGAGTGGAATGCTGCTCCTGCACACGGTCACGTCCGGTCTGAGTCGGTTAGTCCCGTTGGCCCTGGCCTCCACCGGCGGGTCCCTGAGTGGACCGAAAAACGGTGCGGCCCGCGCCCTGCTGAGTGAGCTCCCTGCCGGGAATCCCCAGCCAGGGAGTGACCTCTATCAACGGGCCTCAATGGAGCGGTTACGCAATAGCGTCTCGCGAAAGGAGTAA
- a CDS encoding type IV secretion system protein, whose protein sequence is MSRMKRTVIAMVFALMVVVGPESRSQAGGIPVIDTANLVQSIVQALAWIQQFQQMQQQILQADQQIHAIMGSRNMGSLMNNLTLAGVVPSDVNAVYQSIRFGGVQGLTAAAQIIRHNRMIYNCEGKTGDALRICQNMLNQTPQSQAYYANTYQMLLGRMQQIRALTTRINDTQDEKGILELNGRIAAEQAQVSNDTNRILTMKSMIEAEEKAAQQEQQERVLKMLAPGTSRTFDHMTPWTP, encoded by the coding sequence ATGTCCCGCATGAAACGCACAGTGATCGCGATGGTCTTTGCCCTGATGGTCGTCGTTGGTCCAGAGTCGAGATCGCAAGCCGGAGGGATTCCCGTCATCGACACGGCCAATCTCGTGCAATCCATCGTGCAGGCTCTCGCCTGGATCCAACAGTTCCAGCAGATGCAGCAACAGATCCTCCAAGCCGACCAGCAGATTCACGCGATCATGGGTTCCCGCAATATGGGGAGTCTCATGAACAACCTCACCCTCGCCGGGGTCGTCCCCTCCGACGTCAACGCCGTGTACCAGAGCATTCGATTTGGCGGGGTCCAGGGTCTGACGGCGGCGGCGCAGATCATCCGTCACAACCGCATGATCTACAACTGCGAGGGTAAAACCGGCGATGCCTTGCGGATTTGCCAGAACATGCTGAACCAGACGCCGCAAAGTCAGGCCTATTACGCGAACACCTATCAGATGTTGCTCGGCCGGATGCAGCAGATCAGGGCCTTGACCACCCGCATCAACGACACCCAGGACGAAAAAGGGATTCTGGAACTCAATGGTCGGATCGCCGCCGAGCAAGCGCAGGTGAGCAACGACACAAATCGAATTCTGACAATGAAATCCATGATCGAGGCGGAAGAAAAAGCAGCGCAACAGGAGCAGCAAGAACGAGTCCTGAAGATGTTGGCGCCAGGTACGTCGCGGACTTTCGACCACATGACGCCCTGGACGCCGTAG
- a CDS encoding TrbG/VirB9 family P-type conjugative transfer protein — MQTIKKHKGSITAWLTVVLLCSGASSHAAEVPEPGDGDQRVRYVTYQKDEVTKVTVRRGVVTRIVLGDDERIVIAGSGFLADCGKQEAEWCIRADVGTNQVWVKPKDQATHNNLEIRTDRRDYSLEFSVVGDHPIGRKQNAGQGPRGKEEPMYRVIFRHPLVPPTSATMTAIQASAHRTKQARDKADLLHERLDSFTPEPRNWSYSMEVLPGGDDIAPSLVFDDGRFTYFKFPPNREIPAIFYFSPLGEETRINFHMEKDLAVVQRMGRQFVLRLGEAVVGIWNEAYDKTGVAAIEGTTVSGITRTLR, encoded by the coding sequence ATGCAGACCATAAAGAAACACAAAGGGTCGATCACGGCATGGCTCACCGTCGTCCTCCTCTGTTCCGGAGCCTCATCGCACGCGGCGGAGGTCCCGGAGCCGGGCGACGGAGACCAACGCGTCCGGTACGTGACCTATCAGAAGGACGAAGTGACCAAGGTCACAGTCCGCCGTGGTGTCGTCACGCGCATTGTGCTGGGAGATGACGAACGTATCGTCATCGCCGGCAGCGGCTTTCTCGCGGACTGTGGGAAGCAAGAAGCAGAATGGTGCATCAGGGCCGATGTCGGAACCAATCAGGTCTGGGTCAAGCCCAAGGACCAGGCGACGCATAACAATCTGGAGATTCGCACGGACAGGCGGGACTACAGTTTGGAGTTCAGCGTCGTGGGAGACCATCCCATCGGACGGAAGCAGAACGCCGGGCAGGGGCCACGCGGAAAAGAGGAGCCGATGTACCGCGTCATCTTCCGACATCCACTGGTCCCGCCGACTTCTGCCACCATGACAGCGATACAAGCCTCGGCCCATCGCACAAAACAAGCTCGCGACAAGGCCGACCTCCTTCACGAGCGGTTGGACTCCTTTACGCCCGAACCGCGTAATTGGTCCTATTCGATGGAGGTGCTTCCGGGAGGAGACGATATCGCGCCTTCTCTCGTATTTGATGACGGACGTTTCACCTACTTCAAATTCCCTCCCAATCGCGAGATCCCAGCCATCTTCTACTTCTCACCGTTGGGTGAAGAAACCCGCATCAATTTCCACATGGAGAAGGATCTCGCCGTCGTGCAGCGAATGGGGCGGCAGTTTGTGTTGCGCTTGGGGGAGGCCGTGGTCGGCATCTGGAATGAGGCCTACGACAAGACCGGAGTGGCCGCCATCGAGGGGACCACTGTCTCGGGCATCACCAGGACGCTGCGCTGA
- the virB10 gene encoding type IV secretion system protein VirB10: MEQSHESSNRAEQKPPIVDGIVSVNHQAGGRNEMAARVAFLVVMAIVLVVGLVFAANTYSAKRKAEATQEERAAKVENKPAQVGLKRVFETDPLPSQQTTALVRSSSQSPVASADRVMRSPRDRGIDDGSRPMALGPDETQGNPPLSRRSSSRFGGEVIVTNSPASDSPRTQQMGTGPDAALSLVRELLNGARQPDTGSGSLLGGTAMPVNTAADTGSSTPVSIGYMGGPGGPSIGVTSVGLAAPPGPPASGAGPIGGLLTPSDTPKVQAGLLGDRNLILPKGRTIDCALTVRVINEVAGMATCVLNSDVYSDNGRVVLLERGSEAVGEYAATMAQGQRRLFLLWTRVKTPTGVVINLNSPAADALGTSGLVGYVDNHWWDRLGAAFLLSLVQDGIGLATATQAGGGGAQSLGIYQHSATTGNRMAELILQSTINIKPTLYKNQGDRGTIFVARDLDFSTVYELHPH, from the coding sequence ATGGAACAATCACACGAATCAAGCAATCGAGCTGAGCAGAAGCCTCCCATCGTCGATGGGATTGTGTCGGTCAACCACCAGGCCGGTGGCAGGAACGAGATGGCGGCGCGCGTAGCGTTTCTGGTCGTCATGGCCATCGTGCTCGTGGTGGGACTCGTCTTCGCGGCGAACACCTATAGCGCGAAACGAAAGGCGGAAGCCACACAGGAGGAACGGGCGGCGAAGGTGGAGAACAAACCGGCCCAGGTCGGACTGAAGCGGGTCTTCGAGACCGATCCGCTTCCATCTCAACAGACCACCGCACTCGTGCGGTCGAGCAGTCAGTCGCCTGTCGCGTCCGCTGACCGTGTGATGCGGTCGCCCCGCGACAGAGGAATCGATGACGGAAGCCGACCAATGGCACTTGGTCCCGACGAGACACAAGGCAACCCACCACTCAGCAGACGTTCTTCCAGTCGGTTCGGTGGGGAGGTCATTGTGACGAACTCCCCTGCTTCGGATAGTCCCCGTACTCAACAAATGGGAACCGGCCCAGACGCGGCCCTCTCCTTGGTCCGCGAGCTCCTCAACGGCGCGAGACAGCCGGACACGGGGTCCGGGAGCTTGCTCGGTGGAACAGCAATGCCTGTCAACACGGCGGCAGACACAGGGAGCTCGACGCCAGTGTCGATTGGCTACATGGGCGGACCCGGTGGACCTTCGATTGGCGTGACGAGCGTCGGCCTCGCGGCGCCACCAGGTCCTCCGGCGAGCGGAGCCGGTCCCATCGGTGGGCTCCTGACGCCGTCGGACACCCCGAAAGTCCAAGCCGGTCTCTTGGGTGATCGAAATCTCATCTTGCCAAAAGGTAGAACGATCGACTGCGCCTTGACCGTGCGGGTGATCAATGAAGTCGCCGGTATGGCGACCTGCGTGCTGAACAGCGATGTCTATAGCGACAACGGTCGCGTCGTCCTCTTGGAGCGAGGATCGGAAGCAGTCGGCGAATATGCGGCGACGATGGCGCAGGGCCAGCGCCGCCTCTTTCTCCTCTGGACGAGAGTCAAGACTCCCACGGGAGTCGTGATCAACCTGAATTCACCCGCCGCCGACGCGCTGGGCACATCTGGGTTGGTCGGCTACGTGGACAATCATTGGTGGGACCGGCTGGGCGCGGCCTTTCTCCTCTCCCTCGTACAGGACGGGATCGGTTTGGCCACCGCCACACAGGCAGGCGGTGGGGGCGCGCAGAGTCTGGGGATCTATCAACATTCCGCCACGACCGGAAATCGCATGGCGGAACTCATCCTCCAATCCACCATCAACATCAAACCCACGCTCTACAAGAACCAGGGCGACCGCGGGACCATCTTCGTCGCGCGGGATTTGGATTTCAGCACTGTCTATGAACTGCACCCCCACTGA
- the virB11 gene encoding P-type DNA transfer ATPase VirB11, with translation MNCTPTDLLAHDTMVRELLRPLLQYLALPGATEIVVNRPQEVYIEVGATWQHHRAPDLTLDRLTALATAIATATEQEIGPHHPILSAMLPDGERVQIVLPPAVELGTISVSIRRPSAWIKTLAEYDAEGAFSRYVWAKAAMLDRRAAELDPIERQLVQYLTNRQLGLFIQAAVLAKKNIAVVGDTGSGKTTLMKSICQAVPKQARLITIEDVRELLLPLHGNRVHLLYAKGGQGTASVSPSQLIASTLRMKPDRVLLAELRGGEAFDFLKLLTTGHSGSITSYHAESCALAAERYVFMCKEHEQAATYDVPTLKRLVALTIDVILHVVAQNIDDEEGRPIRKDRYVAEVHYDPIAKLVARFGEAILVRA, from the coding sequence ATGAACTGCACCCCCACTGACCTGCTTGCGCACGACACGATGGTGCGCGAGTTGTTGCGACCCTTGCTGCAGTACCTCGCGCTGCCCGGCGCGACCGAGATCGTCGTCAATCGGCCACAGGAAGTATATATCGAGGTCGGCGCAACCTGGCAACATCACCGCGCACCGGACCTGACCCTGGATCGACTCACCGCGCTCGCCACGGCCATCGCAACTGCGACCGAGCAGGAAATCGGACCGCACCACCCGATTCTCTCCGCCATGTTGCCGGATGGGGAACGGGTGCAAATCGTGCTGCCGCCCGCGGTGGAACTGGGAACCATCTCCGTCTCAATCCGCCGACCCAGCGCCTGGATCAAGACTTTGGCCGAGTATGACGCGGAAGGCGCCTTCAGCCGCTATGTCTGGGCCAAGGCGGCGATGTTGGATCGACGTGCCGCCGAGCTCGACCCCATCGAGCGACAGTTAGTGCAGTATCTGACCAATCGTCAATTGGGTCTTTTCATTCAGGCGGCAGTGCTGGCGAAGAAGAACATTGCCGTCGTGGGGGACACAGGCTCCGGTAAAACCACGCTCATGAAGTCGATCTGTCAGGCCGTCCCCAAACAGGCACGGCTGATCACGATCGAAGATGTGCGCGAATTGTTGCTCCCCCTGCACGGGAACCGGGTACATCTCTTGTACGCTAAAGGAGGACAAGGAACAGCATCGGTGTCGCCGTCTCAGTTGATTGCCTCCACGCTCCGCATGAAGCCGGATCGGGTGCTCCTCGCCGAGTTGCGCGGCGGAGAAGCGTTCGACTTCCTCAAACTCCTCACCACCGGCCACAGTGGATCGATTACCTCCTACCATGCGGAATCCTGTGCCCTCGCGGCCGAACGCTATGTCTTCATGTGCAAAGAGCATGAGCAGGCGGCGACCTACGATGTGCCGACGCTGAAGCGCCTGGTGGCCTTGACCATCGACGTGATCCTCCATGTGGTGGCGCAGAATATCGACGACGAGGAAGGACGACCGATCAGAAAAGACCGCTACGTGGCGGAAGTCCATTATGACCCGATTGCGAAACTCGTGGCGCGATTCGGAGAAGCCATCCTGGTGAGGGCCTAG